From a region of the Brevibacterium siliguriense genome:
- the panC gene encoding pantoate--beta-alanine ligase, with protein MEVGGIQALRRWRAGQPGRTGLVPTMGALHSGHQALMTRARSESDLVVASIFVNPLQFGADEDFVQYPRPIEEDLKKCEEAGVDFVFAPALAEMYPSAPEVRVVAGRMGAVFEGAARPGHFDGVLTVVAKLFTLIDPDVTVFGLKDIQQFVLVKRMIADLNFDIELIGLPVVRDADGLAMSSRNSYLAPDERARALAIPRALNAAAEVAERGCGTAGSGAGAGLSAAVEAAALAELEPAAERGDLEIVYCSLVESATLRPCPPDFTGPALLLVSATVGGTHLIDNLPLEF; from the coding sequence ATGGAGGTCGGCGGCATCCAGGCGCTGCGTCGGTGGCGGGCAGGTCAGCCAGGCCGCACCGGTCTCGTCCCGACGATGGGAGCCCTGCATTCGGGGCATCAGGCGCTGATGACCCGTGCTCGCTCAGAATCCGACCTTGTCGTGGCCTCGATCTTCGTCAATCCGCTCCAGTTCGGCGCCGACGAGGATTTCGTCCAGTACCCGCGGCCGATCGAGGAGGATCTGAAGAAGTGCGAGGAGGCTGGGGTCGACTTCGTCTTCGCGCCGGCGCTGGCAGAGATGTATCCGTCCGCGCCGGAGGTGAGGGTCGTCGCCGGGCGCATGGGAGCCGTGTTCGAGGGCGCGGCCAGGCCCGGGCACTTCGACGGCGTGCTCACCGTCGTGGCGAAGCTCTTCACCCTCATCGACCCCGATGTCACGGTGTTCGGGCTCAAGGACATCCAGCAGTTCGTCCTGGTCAAACGCATGATCGCCGACCTCAACTTCGATATCGAGCTCATCGGCCTGCCCGTGGTTCGGGATGCCGACGGCCTGGCCATGTCGAGCCGCAACTCCTACCTGGCCCCGGATGAGCGTGCCCGTGCCCTGGCGATTCCGCGGGCTCTCAATGCCGCCGCCGAGGTGGCCGAGCGAGGCTGCGGAACGGCGGGTTCCGGTGCTGGTGCGGGGCTGTCCGCCGCCGTCGAGGCGGCCGCGCTTGCCGAGTTGGAACCCGCCGCCGAACGCGGGGACCTCGAGATCGTCTACTGCAGCCTCGTCGAGTCCGCGACCCTGCGGCCGTGCCCGCCGGACTTCACGGGACCGGCTCTGCTGCTGGTCTCCGCGACGGTCGGCGGGACTCATCTCATCGACAATCTGCCGCTGGAATTCTGA
- a CDS encoding mechanosensitive ion channel: MQGMDIWSVLTKVGLAIVILIVTWIIAAIVKWAIGKLVTKVPALQRDGSNGQQIGKSVGQIAGLVIWLLGLIAVLQLFNLDQVLTPLQGLLDGIFGFLPNIIGAGFIFFIGYVFAKIAKQLVQTALNAVDLTKLTSKFRSLGDKATGVAEGAGNAQPHPEATQQYAAQGQQGMPPQGGHPGHAQNPNAEANAKISNLVGNLVFGIIIIVVAISALQVLGIKAISDPAQQMLQIFLNAIPLIIAAGILLAIGFVIAKFLGNLLEQILQGIGTDKAINEIGIVPEGTSASNVITRIVQVAIMIFFAIMATKMLGFPEITNILNEILDLGGSVLFGAAIIAAGFLIAALIGKFITNNLASKVLRYSAIALFIAMGLRYMGLADSIINLAFGAVVIGGAAAAALAFGLGGREAAAKMLNKVDLAEAAEKTNPDTVDGGTPGSGTHTTGN, encoded by the coding sequence ATGCAAGGTATGGATATCTGGTCGGTCCTGACGAAAGTCGGGCTGGCAATCGTCATTCTCATTGTCACCTGGATTATCGCCGCCATCGTCAAATGGGCGATAGGCAAATTGGTCACAAAGGTTCCGGCACTTCAGCGTGACGGAAGCAATGGTCAGCAGATCGGGAAATCGGTCGGGCAGATCGCCGGTCTCGTCATCTGGCTGCTTGGACTCATCGCCGTTCTCCAGCTGTTCAACCTCGATCAGGTTCTGACTCCGCTGCAGGGTCTCCTAGATGGAATCTTCGGGTTCCTGCCGAATATCATCGGCGCAGGATTCATCTTCTTCATCGGCTACGTCTTCGCGAAGATCGCCAAGCAGCTCGTCCAGACCGCGCTCAATGCCGTGGATCTGACGAAGCTGACTTCAAAGTTCCGATCGCTCGGCGACAAGGCCACCGGAGTGGCCGAAGGCGCCGGAAATGCTCAGCCGCATCCCGAAGCCACCCAGCAGTACGCTGCGCAGGGTCAGCAGGGCATGCCTCCACAGGGCGGCCATCCCGGTCATGCACAGAACCCGAACGCTGAGGCGAACGCGAAGATCTCGAACCTCGTCGGCAACCTGGTCTTCGGGATCATCATCATCGTCGTCGCGATCTCGGCGCTGCAGGTCCTCGGCATCAAGGCGATCTCGGATCCTGCCCAACAGATGCTCCAGATCTTCCTCAACGCGATCCCGCTCATCATCGCCGCCGGCATCCTGCTGGCCATCGGCTTCGTCATCGCCAAGTTCCTCGGCAATCTGCTCGAGCAGATCCTCCAGGGCATCGGCACCGACAAGGCCATCAATGAGATCGGTATTGTGCCCGAAGGCACCAGCGCCTCCAACGTGATCACCCGCATCGTGCAGGTGGCCATCATGATCTTCTTCGCGATCATGGCCACCAAGATGCTCGGATTCCCGGAGATCACGAACATCCTCAATGAGATCCTCGACCTCGGCGGGAGCGTGCTCTTCGGCGCTGCGATCATCGCCGCAGGATTCCTCATCGCCGCGCTCATCGGCAAGTTCATCACGAACAACCTTGCCAGCAAGGTGCTGCGCTACTCGGCGATCGCGCTGTTCATCGCGATGGGCCTGCGCTACATGGGTCTGGCCGATTCGATCATCAACCTCGCCTTCGGCGCCGTCGTCATCGGCGGCGCGGCGGCGGCCGCTCTGGCCTTCGGCCTCGGCGGACGTGAGGCGGCCGCGAAGATGCTGAACAAGGTCGACCTCGCCGAGGCGGCTGAGAAGACGAATCCCGACACCGTTGACGGCGGCACCCCGGGATCCGGAACGCACACCACTGGAAACTGA
- a CDS encoding LysE family translocator: MTGPEILTITGAAAALAVTPGPETILTIRLSSLRRKAGLVYALGTATGTVIWMVLALTGVSALLTVYPAAVQLLKIGGGLYLCLLGVLAGRQALRLRRELRATETTGEPAEVSPAPSTGSDSLDGPVSEIAHVMESTSWGHLRSFVSYRRGIISSLSNPKVGLFFLAILPTLVPASPTGIDYTVLVALILGVLLSYQLVLACVASLAASAMAHRSADFFIEAASTVILLIIGIAVIAIPI; the protein is encoded by the coding sequence GTGACCGGACCCGAGATCCTCACCATCACCGGCGCCGCAGCCGCGCTTGCCGTCACACCCGGCCCCGAGACGATCCTGACGATCCGCCTGTCCTCGCTGCGCCGCAAGGCCGGACTCGTCTATGCCCTCGGCACTGCCACTGGCACCGTGATCTGGATGGTCCTCGCGCTCACCGGCGTCTCTGCTCTGCTGACCGTCTACCCCGCTGCCGTGCAGCTGCTCAAGATCGGCGGCGGCCTCTACCTCTGCCTCCTCGGCGTCCTCGCCGGCCGCCAGGCCCTCCGCCTGCGCCGTGAGCTGAGGGCCACCGAGACGACAGGCGAGCCCGCCGAAGTTTCCCCCGCCCCGTCGACCGGCTCCGATTCCCTCGACGGCCCCGTCTCCGAGATCGCCCATGTCATGGAATCGACCTCGTGGGGCCATCTGCGCTCGTTCGTGTCCTATCGCCGAGGCATCATCTCCTCGCTGAGCAACCCGAAGGTCGGCCTGTTCTTCCTCGCAATCCTGCCGACCCTCGTGCCCGCCTCCCCGACCGGCATCGACTACACCGTGCTCGTCGCCCTGATCCTCGGCGTGCTCCTGTCCTACCAGCTCGTCCTCGCGTGCGTGGCCAGCCTCGCCGCCTCCGCAATGGCCCACCGCAGCGCCGACTTCTTCATCGAAGCCGCCTCGACCGTCATCCTGCTCATCATCGGCATCGCCGTCATCGCGATCCCCATCTGA
- a CDS encoding LysR family transcriptional regulator — protein MWDLNRLRVWRAVAATGSVVAAARSLNYTPATVSQHITTLQKAVGAPLYERSGRGIEITELGRRLADDSAEVFTAVGRLDDLVEGFRNVSRPRLRIAAFTSFNARLLPGIIESVAQDHPNLRFDIQLNEPAKNRRGHCLIEIRAEVPQDGEIHLPEMTRIPLFDDDYRVVVPEGHRFAGRESVPFGALEDEHWVDYDMWAGPSSKVVDHACAAAGFERRSFAACEDDFAALALVASSMGITVLPRLSTLQLPPGLVAVDLSDPVPMRRVVMHVRDKVAHLPHVRAFAAATQTAADTHPTP, from the coding sequence ATGTGGGATCTCAATCGTCTGCGGGTCTGGCGCGCCGTCGCGGCCACCGGTTCCGTGGTCGCTGCGGCGAGGAGCCTCAACTACACCCCGGCGACCGTCAGTCAGCACATCACCACCCTGCAGAAGGCCGTCGGGGCGCCGCTCTACGAGCGTTCGGGCCGCGGCATTGAGATCACCGAGCTCGGTCGGCGCCTGGCCGACGATTCGGCGGAGGTCTTCACCGCCGTCGGCCGCCTCGACGATCTGGTCGAAGGCTTCCGCAACGTCAGCAGGCCCCGCCTGCGGATCGCGGCATTCACCTCGTTCAATGCGCGTCTGCTGCCGGGCATCATCGAATCCGTCGCCCAGGATCATCCGAATCTGCGGTTCGACATCCAGCTCAATGAGCCGGCGAAGAACCGGCGCGGGCACTGCCTCATCGAGATCCGGGCGGAAGTCCCGCAGGACGGTGAGATCCACCTGCCGGAGATGACGCGGATCCCGCTCTTCGACGACGACTATCGCGTCGTGGTCCCCGAAGGCCACCGGTTCGCAGGCCGTGAGTCAGTGCCGTTCGGCGCCCTCGAGGATGAGCATTGGGTCGATTACGACATGTGGGCCGGGCCCTCGAGCAAGGTCGTCGACCATGCGTGTGCCGCGGCCGGATTCGAACGCCGCAGCTTCGCTGCCTGCGAGGACGACTTTGCGGCGTTGGCTCTCGTCGCCTCGAGCATGGGCATCACAGTCCTCCCGCGGCTCTCGACTCTGCAGCTGCCGCCGGGACTCGTCGCGGTCGACCTGTCCGACCCCGTGCCGATGCGTCGAGTCGTCATGCACGTGCGGGACAAGGTCGCCCACTTGCCGCATGTCCGCGCCTTCGCCGCCGCCACCCAGACCGCCGCCGACACCCACCCCACCCCCTAA
- a CDS encoding GuaB3 family IMP dehydrogenase-related protein, with amino-acid sequence MSSEIEIGRGKRGRRAYSLDDIAIVPARRTRDPEDVSLSWQIDAYQFELPFIGAPMDSAMSPETVIALGRFGGLGVLDLEGLWTRYEDPTPQLAEIAQLPAEMATSRMQELYSAPIQAELITARLEQIREAGVTVAGALTPQRTQEFYKTVIDAGVDIFVIRGTTVSAEHVSTHTEPLNLKQFIYELDVPVIVGGAATYTAALHLMRTGAAGVLVGFGGGAAATTRKTLGIHAPMATAVADVHAARRDYMDESGGRYVHVIADGGLGTSGDIVKAFGVGADAVMLGTALARSTEAPGRGMHWGAEAHHPDLPRGHRVELGTVGSLEQVLFGPGRTAIGELNLAGALRRALATTGYLDLKEFQRVDVTVSPYQTGSVV; translated from the coding sequence GTGAGTTCTGAAATCGAAATCGGCAGAGGCAAGCGCGGCCGTCGCGCCTATTCGCTCGACGACATCGCCATCGTCCCCGCTCGGCGCACCCGTGACCCCGAAGACGTGTCGTTGAGCTGGCAGATCGATGCCTACCAGTTCGAGCTGCCCTTCATCGGCGCTCCCATGGACTCGGCCATGTCCCCGGAGACGGTCATCGCCCTGGGTCGATTCGGCGGCCTCGGCGTCCTCGACCTCGAAGGACTGTGGACCCGGTATGAGGATCCCACTCCGCAGCTGGCCGAAATCGCCCAGCTGCCGGCTGAGATGGCGACCTCCCGGATGCAGGAGCTCTACTCCGCACCCATCCAGGCCGAACTCATCACCGCTCGCCTCGAGCAGATCCGTGAAGCCGGAGTCACCGTGGCCGGTGCCCTGACCCCGCAGCGGACTCAGGAGTTCTACAAGACCGTCATCGACGCCGGAGTCGACATCTTCGTCATCCGCGGCACCACGGTTTCTGCCGAGCACGTCTCGACCCACACCGAACCGCTCAACCTCAAGCAGTTCATCTACGAACTCGATGTGCCCGTCATCGTCGGCGGAGCCGCCACCTACACCGCAGCGCTGCACCTCATGCGCACCGGTGCCGCCGGCGTCCTCGTCGGCTTCGGCGGGGGAGCGGCTGCCACCACTCGCAAGACCTTGGGCATCCACGCCCCGATGGCCACCGCTGTCGCCGACGTCCACGCCGCCCGGAGGGACTATATGGACGAATCCGGCGGCCGCTACGTCCATGTCATCGCCGACGGCGGACTCGGCACCAGCGGCGACATCGTCAAGGCCTTCGGGGTCGGCGCCGACGCCGTCATGCTCGGCACCGCTCTGGCCCGGTCGACCGAAGCCCCCGGCCGCGGAATGCACTGGGGCGCCGAAGCCCACCACCCGGACCTGCCGCGCGGCCACCGCGTGGAGCTCGGCACAGTCGGCAGCCTCGAGCAGGTGCTCTTCGGTCCCGGCCGCACCGCGATCGGCGAACTCAACCTCGCCGGTGCCCTGCGTCGAGCGCTGGCTACCACCGGCTACCTCGACCTCAAGGAATTCCAGCGCGTCGACGTCACCGTCTCGCCCTACCAGACTGGTTCGGTGGTCTGA